The Microbulbifer sp. TB1203 nucleotide sequence AAGGCGGTAAGGGCGCCTGGTCTGCCCTGACCGCAGCCCTCAACGGTGAGCAGCGCGACCGCATCGACCGAGTGCTGGAAACCATCGGGCTGGCGAAGGCGCGCTACCAACTTGCCGGCGCTCTCTCCCACGGGCAGAAGCAGTGGCTGGAAATCGGCATGTTGCTGGCGGCCGAGCCGCGCCTGCTGCTGATCGACGAACCCGTTGCGGGCATGACCGCGGAAGAGGCCGAGCGCACCGCGGAACTGCTGACCTCCCTGGCCGGCGAGCACACGGTGATCGTGGTGGAACACGATATGGAATTCGTGCGCAGCATTGCGCGCACGGTGACGGTACTGCACCAGGGGACGGTACTGGCGGAGGGCACCATGGACCAGGTGCAGAACAATCCCGACGTGATCGAGGTTTATCTGGGGGAGGGCGCATGATCCGAATCGAAAAACTCAACCAGAAATACGGCGGTACGCAGATTCTCTGGGATCTCGACCTGGATGTGGAAAAAGGTTCGTGCACCTGCATCATGGGCCGCAATGGCGCCGGCAAGACCACCCTGCTCAAGTGCCTGATGGGGCTGTTGCCGGCGAGCGACGGGCGCATTCTGTTCGGGGGCAAGCCCATTGAAGGGCGCGCGGCACAGGCGCGCGCGCATCTCGGCATCGGTTATGTGCCCCAGGGGCGGGATATTTTTCCGCTGCTGACGGTGGAGGAAAACCTGCAGATCGGACTGCCGGCCCGCAAGGACAAGGCGCGCCGGATTCCCCCGCGGATCTTTGAACTGTTTCCGGTACTGAAGGACATGCTGCACCGCCGTGGCGGTGACCTGTCCGGCGGCCAGCAACAGCAACTGGCCATCGGGCGCGCACTGGTGATCGATCCCAAGGTATTGATCCTCGACGAACCCAATGAAGGCATCCAGCCCAACATCGTGCGCCAGATCGGCGATGTGATCCGGATGCTGAACGAGGAGGACGGGCTGACGGTCATCCTGGTGGAACAGAAACTGGGCTTCGCCCGCCGCGTTGGGCGCGAGTTCCGTCTGATGCAGAAGGGGCGGATTGTGGCCGCCGATCAAATGGCGAAACTGGACGACGGTTTGATTCGGCAGTACCTGGCGGTGTGAAGATTTCGGGCCAGCCTTAACTTGGTAGCACTGGGGACAGGCGTGGATGATACTGAGTTGAGAGTTTCTGTAGCCAGTTTGTAGGAGCCTGCCATGCAGGCGATTGGGGCGGTGCTATCGGCAATATTTGTTTCGCCGGCAGGGCTGGCTCCCACAGGGTTTCTCCTTAACCCGGTGCCATCCGGGTCAGACACGAATGGCACTAAGTTAAGCTCCGAGCTGCTCCTGCTCCTGAGGATTGCGCTGTAGGAGCCTGCTTGCAGGCGAACATTCCCGGTGCCCTGCCGCGACTTCAATTCGCCTGCAAGCAGGCTCCTACAGGGAGATTCCGCTTAACTTAGTGCCATCCGGGTCAGACGCTAATACCGCTACCTTAAGCCGAAAATCGGCATATTTGTAGGATGGGCAAAGCGTAGCGTGCCCATCAAGGTCCTGGAAGATGGGCACGTCGCTACGCTCCTTTGCCCATCCTACGACTTCGTGCCATTCGGGTCAGACGCTGCGCCTGCCGGACAGGTTCAGCGTCAGTTCCAGCAGCCCCGTCCAGGGGTCCTGGTCTTTGCCGCCCTTGATTGCGGCGTCCACCGCGCGGGCGCGCAGCAACAGGCCTTCCAACTGGCGCGGGCGCAGGCGGGCGAGGGCGGCCTGCACCAGAGGTTGGCGTTTCTGGATGCGAACCAGGCGTGCCAGCTGCTGGCCCTGCTCCAGCTTCTCGCCGATTTCCAGCAGGCCGCGGATTTCCCGCGCCAGGGCCCAGAGCACCACCGGTGCCTCTACACCCTCGGCACGCAGGCCGTGCAGGGTTTTGATTGCGCCCTCGGCATCGCCGGCAAGGGCCTTGTCGATCAGGCCGAACACATCGTAGCGGGCGGAACTGGCGACCGCGTCGCTCATGGTTTCGGGGGTGATCAGGTTGTCGGTGCTGAGCAGCTTGAGCTTTTCGATTTCCTGGCTGGCGGCCAGCAGGTTGCCCTCGACACGGGAGGCCAATATCTGGATAGCCTCCGGCTCCGCATCCAGCCCCGCAGCGCGCAGGCGCTGGTGAATCCAGCGGGGCATTTCCCGGGCGTCCACCGGCCACACCTGTATCAATGCGCCTTTTGGTTCCAGCGATTTGATCCACTTGCTGTTGAGCTGGGAGCGGTCCAGCCTGGGCAGTACCAGCAACAGCAGCAGGTCGCCGTCGCTGACGGCGGCGAATTCCTGCAGCGCCTTGCTGCCCTTGTCGCCGGGCTTGCCGCTTGGCAGGCGCAGCTCGATGATTTTCTTTTCCGCAAACAGGGACAGACTGCCGGCGGAGGCGAACAGCAGGCCCCAGTCGAAGTTGTGTTCCGCGTGCAGCAGCTCGCGCTCGCTGAATCCCTGTTTCCTGGCGGCGGCGCGAATGCTGTCACAGCACTCCTGCACCAGCAGCGGCTCGTCGCCGGAGACGATGTAGATGGGGGCCAGGCCCTTGTTCAAATTCTGCTGCAGTTGTCCGGGATTAATGCGCACTGGATCAGTAGCTCTTGTCTTCCGCCGGCGCATTGACGTCGATGCGGCGCAGCCGGTCGATAATGCGGCCGATCAGTTCGCGGCGCATTTCCTCGCGCAGCAGGATCTCCTCCTCGCCCTTGCTCACCACTTCGTTGTCGTCCCACTCCAGGGTGCGGTAGACGTCTGCCTCGGCGTGGTTCAGCAGGGTGTGGCCGCTGCTGTCGCGCACGCTGTAGATGGCGCTGGTGATCAGTTCGTACTCCGAGGCGCGGCCCCTGGCGTCCACCGCCACGGTGCGCTTGCGCTCTATTTCCTTGTGAATGATCAGTACGTAGTCGGCTTCCTCGGGGGTTTCCGCCATGGGCAGGCCGCTGTTTTGCAGCAGGCGGGTCAGTTCCTCGGCGATATCGCTGCGCGGGTCCTCCGCGAAGATATACAGCTGGCTGCCCGGCGGGAAGTTCTTTGGCGCGCCGCGCAGGTGCCAGCCACAGCTGGCGATGGCGATGAGGGTGAACAGGACCAGGATGCGATTGAAGTTTTGTTTCATTGTTTTCGCGAATAGAAAGTGTGATTGAGTTTCTGCGGCCGCACGCCTTTGGTGACTGCCTGTATTCCAGGTGCATCGCCGAAGATCAGCTTGCCGTCGATAATGGTGATGATCTGCAGGATTTTCTGTTTGCCGCCGGGCAACTGCATGCCCCCACTGCGTAATTCGTGCACATCGATATCGATTTGCCGCGCCGATTCGCCGCCCTCAGCAGATACTGACTCACCGAGCTGGTATTTGCCACTGGAGATGATTTCCATTCCCATGGTCTGCTTGCACCCGGCATCGGTGTAAAAAACCGTTTTGGCCGTGTAATCGCCGTCGGCGGTGAAACTGCTGGTGACCTGCAGGTAATTGCCCGAGGCCTTTTTGCACAGGCTCAACCAGTCGCCGACGAGTTCCCTGTTCAGCTCCGCAGCCTCTACCTGAACGGTGGCCAACAGGCCGGCCACCAGGATTGCCCATCGATTTTTCACTGCCCGATCCCCCGAAGTGTGCGGTTTCCCCGGCGGCGCGCGGTCACATTATTTCGCAACAATGTTGACCAGCTTACCCGGCACGACGATGACTTTGCGCACCGTGGCGTCGCCGATAAATTTCTGTACGTTGTCGTTGGACAGCGCCAGCTTCTCCAGGGTTTCCTTGTCCGCGTCGGCAGGGGCTTCAAACTTCGCGCGCACCTTGCCGTTCACCTGCACCACCAGGGTGATGCTGGAGCGCACGAGTGCGTTTTCGTCCACCAGCGGCCACTGCGCGTCCACCAGCGGTGTGCTGTTGCCCAGCGCCTGCCACAGGCTGTGGCAGATATGCGGAGTCACGGGCGCGAGCAGCAGTACAGCGGCCTGCAGTGCTTCCCGTTCCACCGCCAGGCCCTGAGCGCTTTCGCGCTCGGCCAGCCTGCCCACTTCGTTGAGCAGTTCCATCACTGCGGCCACGGCGGTGTTGAAGGTCTGGCGGCGACCGTAGTCGTCGCTGACTTTCTGGATGGTCTCGTGGGTCTTGCGGCGCAGCTGCTGTTGTTGTTCGTTGAGCGCATCGGTGTCGATGTTTGCACTGCTGCCGCCGGCAGCCCGGTGGCTGTGTACTGTCTTCCACAGTTTGCGCAGGAATCGACTGGCGCCCTCCACGCCGGCGTCGTGCCACTCCAGGGTCTGTTCCGGCGGCGCGGCGAACATGGTGAACAGGCGCACGGTATCCGCGCCGTATTGCTCCACTGTGGCGTGGGGATCTATGCCGTTGTTCTTCGACTTGGACATCTTCACCACGCCGCCGGGAATCACTTCCTCACCGGTGGAACGCTGCACCGCCTTTACCGGCTTGCCCTTGTCGTCCCGGGTTACTTCCACGTCGGAGGGGGCAATCCAGATCTTGTGGCCGTCGGTTTCTCGGTAAAAGGATTCCGCCAGCACCATGCCCTGGCACAGCAGCCGCTCGAAGGGTTCGTCGCTGTTCACCAGGCCCTCGTCGCGCATCAGCTTGTGGAAGAAGCGCGCGTAGAGCAGGTGCAGGATGGCGTGTTCGATACCGCCCACGTACTGGTCCACCGGCAGCCAGTAGTTGGCGCGCTCCGGGTCCAGCATTCCCTGGTCGAAATCCGGGCAGGTGTAGCGGGCGTAGTACCAGCTGGATTCCATAAAGGTGTCGAAGGTGTCGGTCTCGCGCTCCACCGGCTTGCCGTTCAGCTCGTCTTTGCGCCACGCCGGGTCTGCCTTGATCGGCGACTGGACACCGTCCAGTTCCACGTCCTCAGGCAGCAGTATCGGCAGCTTGTCAGCCGGTACCGGGATCTCGCCGCCGTCTGCCAGGTTGAATATGGGGATGGGGGCGCCCCAGTAGCGCTGGCGGGATACGCCCCAGTCGCGCAGCCGGTAGTTGGTGGCGACGCGGCCCTTGCCCGCGGCCTTCAGGGTCTCGGCGATGGCGTCGAAGGCGGCACTGAAATCGAGTCCGTCGAACTGTTCAAAACCTGGGCCGGAATTCATCAGCCGGCCTTTCTCCACGAAGGCTTCCTTTTCCAAATCGATGGCTTCGCCGTCCGCCGGTTCCACCACCTGTTTGATCGGCAGGTGGTATTTGTGTGCGAATTCCCAGTCCCGCTGATCGTGGGCCGGCACCGCCATCACTGCGCCGGAGCCGTAGTCCATCAGCACATAGTTGGCGATCCACACCGGAACCTCCTCGCCGGTGATCGGGTGGATGGCTTTGATACCGGTGTCCATCCCTTTCTTCTCCATGGTGGCCATATCGGCCTCGGAAAGGGACTGCCTCTTGCACTCGGCGATAAATTCCTTCAGTCCGGGGTTGTCTTTCGCCAGCGCCAGGGCGATGGGGTGCTCGGCGGCGAGGGAGACGTAGGTGACGCCCATCAGGGTGTCCGGACGGGTGGTGTAAACATCGAAGTGATCGACGCC carries:
- the lptE gene encoding LPS assembly lipoprotein LptE, with translation MKQNFNRILVLFTLIAIASCGWHLRGAPKNFPPGSQLYIFAEDPRSDIAEELTRLLQNSGLPMAETPEEADYVLIIHKEIERKRTVAVDARGRASEYELITSAIYSVRDSSGHTLLNHAEADVYRTLEWDDNEVVSKGEEEILLREEMRRELIGRIIDRLRRIDVNAPAEDKSY
- the urtE gene encoding urea ABC transporter ATP-binding subunit UrtE, producing the protein MIRIEKLNQKYGGTQILWDLDLDVEKGSCTCIMGRNGAGKTTLLKCLMGLLPASDGRILFGGKPIEGRAAQARAHLGIGYVPQGRDIFPLLTVEENLQIGLPARKDKARRIPPRIFELFPVLKDMLHRRGGDLSGGQQQQLAIGRALVIDPKVLILDEPNEGIQPNIVRQIGDVIRMLNEEDGLTVILVEQKLGFARRVGREFRLMQKGRIVAADQMAKLDDGLIRQYLAV
- the leuS gene encoding leucine--tRNA ligase — protein: MEEQYNPSAVEASAQQFWEEKKSFEVTEDPSREKFYCLSMFPYPSGKLHMGHVRNYTITDVISRYQRMQGKNVLHPMGWDAFGLPAENAAIQNKTAPAKWTYANIDYMKGQLKALGFGFDWSRELATCQPSYYRWEQWFFTRLYEKGLVYKKNSAVNWCPHDQTVLANEQVEDGCCWRCGTTVERRELAQWFIKITDYAEELLADLDKLPHWPEQVRTMQRNWIGKSKGVELSFALPQAIAGVDHFDVYTTRPDTLMGVTYVSLAAEHPIALALAKDNPGLKEFIAECKRQSLSEADMATMEKKGMDTGIKAIHPITGEEVPVWIANYVLMDYGSGAVMAVPAHDQRDWEFAHKYHLPIKQVVEPADGEAIDLEKEAFVEKGRLMNSGPGFEQFDGLDFSAAFDAIAETLKAAGKGRVATNYRLRDWGVSRQRYWGAPIPIFNLADGGEIPVPADKLPILLPEDVELDGVQSPIKADPAWRKDELNGKPVERETDTFDTFMESSWYYARYTCPDFDQGMLDPERANYWLPVDQYVGGIEHAILHLLYARFFHKLMRDEGLVNSDEPFERLLCQGMVLAESFYRETDGHKIWIAPSDVEVTRDDKGKPVKAVQRSTGEEVIPGGVVKMSKSKNNGIDPHATVEQYGADTVRLFTMFAAPPEQTLEWHDAGVEGASRFLRKLWKTVHSHRAAGGSSANIDTDALNEQQQQLRRKTHETIQKVSDDYGRRQTFNTAVAAVMELLNEVGRLAERESAQGLAVEREALQAAVLLLAPVTPHICHSLWQALGNSTPLVDAQWPLVDENALVRSSITLVVQVNGKVRAKFEAPADADKETLEKLALSNDNVQKFIGDATVRKVIVVPGKLVNIVAK
- the urtD gene encoding urea ABC transporter ATP-binding protein UrtD, whose protein sequence is MNVTAQARELLRRDTTWPFLVPRQRAVDVSHQVILYIEGLSVSFDGFKALNDLNLYVNDGELRCLIGANGAGKTTLMDVITGKTRCDSGSAWFGQNIDLLAHDEAAIAQLGIGRKFQKPTVFEAHTVYTNLELSLKGGKGAWSALTAALNGEQRDRIDRVLETIGLAKARYQLAGALSHGQKQWLEIGMLLAAEPRLLLIDEPVAGMTAEEAERTAELLTSLAGEHTVIVVEHDMEFVRSIARTVTVLHQGTVLAEGTMDQVQNNPDVIEVYLGEGA
- the holA gene encoding DNA polymerase III subunit delta, whose amino-acid sequence is MRINPGQLQQNLNKGLAPIYIVSGDEPLLVQECCDSIRAAARKQGFSERELLHAEHNFDWGLLFASAGSLSLFAEKKIIELRLPSGKPGDKGSKALQEFAAVSDGDLLLLLVLPRLDRSQLNSKWIKSLEPKGALIQVWPVDAREMPRWIHQRLRAAGLDAEPEAIQILASRVEGNLLAASQEIEKLKLLSTDNLITPETMSDAVASSARYDVFGLIDKALAGDAEGAIKTLHGLRAEGVEAPVVLWALAREIRGLLEIGEKLEQGQQLARLVRIQKRQPLVQAALARLRPRQLEGLLLRARAVDAAIKGGKDQDPWTGLLELTLNLSGRRSV